In a single window of the Desulfovibrio mangrovi genome:
- a CDS encoding HTH domain-containing protein, which produces MQDKILKVLKDTDQPLRPGEIAATLGVDSKELSKPLKELKEAGKIHSPKRCYYAAT; this is translated from the coding sequence ATGCAGGATAAAATTCTCAAGGTTCTTAAAGATACAGACCAGCCCCTCCGCCCCGGTGAGATTGCAGCGACCCTTGGTGTAGACAGTAAAGAACTGAGCAAGCCTCTCAAAGAACTCAAGGAAGCTGGAAAAATCCACTCCCCGAAGCGTTGCTATTACGCAGCAACATAG
- a CDS encoding methyl-accepting chemotaxis protein has translation MKRSVIIQLLLFVVLGLLVQGGFFYSYVSYDLMKFSNNQAEKTRTNVYNEEQYSLRDMVQMAHSVVEEYHARSQDVEALKELKAKELRIVIDGLESQIKAFIKANDYLPREDVEAGIKELVRTMRFSDGNYVWINDMHPTMIMHPIASQLDGKDLSENKDPKGKRLFMEMVKVCKANGEGMVDYMWAKPGETEAKPKVSYVRLIPELGWIIGTGAWIEDISTVLQKQALDQISKIRVSNGNYFWIHNTENMMVMHPINPKLDGTSVAGIKDTKGKSLFVEMTDVATRDGEGTVSYYWAKPGKQGAFPKLSFVKLFEPWGWVIGMGVYMDEVDAQILQEQEAFSDSIFGVMNRTLLFGSIIVLGVVAALVLFIRSTLRTPMNKLVQYADDVASGRLDASIDGKFKGEILKLKEAIHAMVQSLKAKMGEAEQKSREAAEEAERAKLATAEAEEARKKAETAKQEGMLSAANILDEIVSSISAASEELSAQAIEINQSSDNQRGRISETATAMEEMNATILEVAGSSGSAAENADSTRNHAEHGEDTVQKSVKAIEHVQQLAGELKENMGHLAQRAESIGQIMTVITDIADQTNLLALNAAIEAARAGEAGRGFAVVADEVRKLAEKTMQATKEVGDAIHAIQQAAAQNNESVDTAAEAIDQATGLVVASGEALAEIVRLSETSADQIRGIATAAEEQSAASEEITQTLEEVNSLSAQIAEGIAQSTLAQQELASQSARLKELIDKIKMENKL, from the coding sequence ATGAAACGTTCAGTCATCATTCAATTACTGCTCTTCGTAGTTCTTGGCCTGCTGGTCCAAGGGGGGTTCTTTTACTCCTATGTGTCATACGACCTGATGAAGTTCTCCAATAATCAGGCAGAAAAGACACGTACCAACGTGTACAACGAAGAACAATATTCCCTACGGGACATGGTACAGATGGCTCACAGCGTCGTTGAAGAATACCACGCCCGTTCTCAGGACGTAGAAGCCCTCAAGGAACTCAAGGCCAAAGAACTCCGCATTGTCATCGACGGCCTTGAAAGTCAGATCAAGGCCTTCATAAAGGCCAATGACTACCTCCCCCGTGAAGATGTAGAAGCGGGGATAAAGGAACTCGTGCGCACCATGCGTTTCAGCGATGGAAACTACGTATGGATCAATGACATGCATCCGACCATGATCATGCATCCCATCGCCAGCCAGCTGGACGGCAAGGACCTTTCCGAAAACAAAGATCCCAAGGGCAAGCGCCTGTTCATGGAAATGGTCAAGGTCTGCAAGGCCAACGGTGAAGGCATGGTGGACTACATGTGGGCAAAGCCCGGCGAAACCGAAGCCAAGCCCAAGGTTTCCTATGTCCGGCTCATCCCTGAACTCGGCTGGATCATCGGAACCGGTGCGTGGATAGAAGACATCTCCACCGTCCTCCAGAAACAGGCCCTTGATCAGATCAGCAAGATCCGCGTCTCCAACGGCAACTACTTCTGGATCCACAACACCGAGAACATGATGGTGATGCACCCCATCAACCCCAAGCTTGACGGGACTTCCGTTGCCGGCATCAAGGACACCAAGGGCAAATCCCTGTTCGTTGAGATGACGGACGTTGCCACGCGGGACGGTGAGGGCACGGTATCCTACTACTGGGCCAAGCCCGGCAAGCAGGGCGCCTTTCCCAAGCTCTCTTTCGTGAAACTTTTCGAACCCTGGGGCTGGGTCATCGGCATGGGCGTATACATGGATGAAGTGGATGCCCAGATTCTGCAGGAACAGGAGGCGTTCTCCGACTCCATCTTCGGCGTCATGAACCGCACCCTGCTCTTTGGCAGCATTATCGTGCTCGGCGTGGTTGCCGCTCTGGTGCTCTTCATCCGCAGCACTCTGCGTACTCCCATGAACAAGCTTGTGCAGTATGCTGACGACGTTGCCTCCGGCAGGCTAGATGCAAGCATCGACGGCAAATTCAAGGGGGAAATCCTCAAACTCAAGGAAGCCATCCACGCCATGGTGCAAAGCCTGAAGGCCAAGATGGGTGAAGCAGAGCAAAAGAGCCGCGAAGCCGCTGAAGAAGCCGAACGCGCCAAGCTGGCGACTGCAGAAGCGGAAGAAGCCCGCAAAAAGGCAGAAACCGCGAAGCAGGAAGGCATGTTGTCTGCCGCGAACATTCTGGATGAAATTGTCAGCTCCATCTCTGCGGCCTCCGAAGAGCTTTCCGCGCAGGCCATAGAGATCAACCAGAGTTCCGATAACCAACGCGGCCGCATCAGCGAAACCGCTACCGCCATGGAAGAAATGAATGCGACCATTCTTGAAGTCGCGGGCAGTTCCGGCAGCGCCGCGGAAAACGCCGATTCCACCCGCAACCATGCCGAACACGGCGAAGACACGGTCCAGAAGTCCGTAAAGGCAATCGAGCACGTGCAGCAACTGGCCGGAGAACTGAAGGAAAACATGGGCCATCTGGCACAGCGGGCCGAGTCCATCGGTCAGATCATGACCGTGATCACGGACATTGCCGACCAGACCAACCTTCTCGCCCTGAACGCAGCCATTGAGGCCGCCCGCGCGGGCGAAGCCGGACGCGGATTCGCCGTCGTGGCTGACGAGGTACGCAAGCTGGCCGAAAAGACCATGCAAGCCACCAAGGAAGTAGGCGATGCCATTCATGCCATCCAGCAGGCAGCCGCCCAGAACAACGAGAGCGTGGATACTGCGGCAGAAGCCATCGACCAGGCGACAGGCCTCGTGGTTGCCTCCGGCGAGGCGCTTGCCGAGATTGTCCGTCTGTCCGAGACCTCCGCAGACCAGATCCGCGGCATAGCCACGGCCGCGGAAGAGCAATCCGCAGCCAGCGAAGAGATCACGCAGACCCTTGAAGAGGTGAACTCTCTCTCCGCCCAGATAGCGGAAGGCATTGCACAGAGCACACTGGCCCAGCAGGAACTGGCCTCGCAGTCCGCCCGGTTGAAGGAACTGATCGACAAGATCAAGATGGAAAACAAGTTGTAA
- a CDS encoding ABC transporter substrate-binding protein, whose protein sequence is MRRIWCLCYIAVLLVFAQQAWAGKVLVIESYHNEFSWDQSYLRGLYGVLSPEHEIRTFEMDTKRIPEEFFADKAEEAFALFQEYRPDLVVLADDNANRFLAPKLLGTGVPIVFLGVNNNPREYGLYGYPHVAGIIERPLLFASVNIARKISPFAIKRVLFLFDSSETSNLVVANAFHDGTSKHICDVRADVRQVSTVAEWMEIVRSAKKNGYDLLFVGLLQRLKDARGLCTKGESVLEWTVKNAPVPCMGLWDFSIGKGKLPAGLVHLGEYQGRAAGEIAKKLLAGERNIGVPLAVEEGVFMFSRSEAEKAGLIIPPALQADAVVVE, encoded by the coding sequence ATGCGTCGTATCTGGTGCTTATGCTACATTGCGGTCTTGCTGGTTTTTGCGCAACAGGCGTGGGCCGGTAAGGTGCTCGTGATAGAGAGCTATCATAATGAATTCAGCTGGGATCAGAGCTACTTGCGTGGTCTATACGGAGTGCTTTCTCCCGAGCATGAGATACGTACGTTTGAAATGGATACCAAACGTATCCCCGAAGAGTTCTTTGCGGACAAGGCAGAAGAGGCATTTGCCTTGTTTCAGGAGTACCGGCCTGATCTTGTTGTGCTTGCGGATGACAACGCCAACCGTTTTCTGGCGCCGAAGCTTCTGGGCACCGGCGTTCCCATCGTTTTTCTCGGGGTGAACAACAATCCCCGTGAATACGGGTTGTACGGTTATCCCCATGTGGCCGGCATAATTGAGCGCCCCCTGTTGTTCGCTTCCGTTAATATTGCCCGTAAGATTAGCCCGTTCGCCATAAAGAGGGTTCTGTTCCTCTTTGATTCCAGCGAGACGTCCAACCTCGTTGTCGCCAATGCGTTCCATGACGGCACTTCCAAGCATATATGCGATGTCAGGGCGGACGTGCGGCAGGTTTCCACCGTCGCGGAATGGATGGAAATCGTGCGTTCCGCCAAGAAAAATGGGTATGATCTGCTTTTTGTGGGTCTTCTGCAACGGCTCAAGGACGCGAGGGGACTGTGCACCAAGGGAGAAAGTGTTCTTGAGTGGACGGTGAAAAACGCCCCTGTTCCTTGTATGGGACTCTGGGATTTCAGTATAGGGAAGGGCAAGTTGCCTGCCGGATTGGTACATTTAGGCGAGTATCAGGGCAGGGCTGCCGGAGAAATTGCCAAGAAGCTTCTTGCCGGAGAGCGGAATATTGGTGTTCCCCTGGCCGTGGAGGAAGGTGTGTTCATGTTCAGCCGGTCTGAAGCTGAGAAAGCCGGTTTGATTATCCCGCCCGCTCTGCAGGCCGATGCCGTTGTGGTTGAATAA
- a CDS encoding lipid A deacylase LpxR family protein, with translation MKVTVRKLCCAAVLLLAVCAIPVSGRADGHAPNSARNARTLILYFENDLFGGTDQYYTNAVRVTAISPDLVNWAESRDLPDMLDNAIMSLPFAGDDDALYNVSLSLGQSIYTPSDTQARGLQEDDRPYAGFLYGAVGLHAKKGRRLDTLEFTLGVVGPYALGETAQNEVHSLRHLKTAKGWDNQLHNEPGLMVAWERTFRMNKELGTGWDWDALPHFGATAGNVMTYANAGGELRFGWNLPSDFGTSLIRAGGGVGAPTSDDDPRVNGDFGFYFFLGTDVRGVARNIFLDGNTFVQSHHVEKKNLVADINGGIAFIIGGWRIAYTHVVRTEEFVEQDKEQHFGSLQLSYSF, from the coding sequence GTGAAAGTGACTGTTCGCAAGTTGTGTTGCGCTGCTGTGCTGCTTCTTGCCGTCTGCGCAATTCCCGTTTCCGGTCGTGCCGACGGGCATGCCCCCAATTCGGCGCGCAATGCCCGCACTCTTATCCTGTATTTCGAGAATGATCTCTTTGGCGGCACAGACCAGTATTATACGAACGCCGTGCGCGTTACAGCCATCTCGCCCGATCTGGTAAACTGGGCGGAGTCCCGTGACCTGCCCGATATGCTGGACAATGCGATCATGTCCCTGCCCTTTGCCGGGGATGATGATGCCCTCTACAACGTGAGCCTGAGTCTGGGGCAGTCCATTTATACACCTTCTGATACGCAGGCCCGAGGGCTGCAAGAGGATGACAGACCCTATGCGGGGTTCCTCTACGGAGCCGTGGGACTGCATGCCAAGAAAGGGCGCAGGCTGGATACGCTGGAATTCACGCTGGGCGTTGTGGGGCCTTATGCCCTTGGCGAAACGGCACAGAACGAAGTGCACAGCCTGCGGCATCTCAAAACGGCCAAGGGATGGGACAACCAGTTGCACAATGAACCCGGGCTCATGGTTGCGTGGGAGCGGACCTTTCGCATGAACAAGGAGCTGGGGACCGGTTGGGACTGGGATGCCCTGCCGCACTTCGGTGCCACGGCGGGCAACGTGATGACCTATGCCAATGCAGGGGGAGAACTGCGATTCGGCTGGAACCTGCCCTCTGATTTCGGCACTTCGCTCATCAGGGCGGGAGGAGGAGTTGGCGCGCCCACCAGTGATGATGATCCCCGCGTGAACGGCGATTTCGGGTTTTATTTTTTTCTGGGGACGGATGTGCGGGGGGTGGCACGGAATATCTTTCTTGACGGGAATACCTTTGTGCAAAGCCATCATGTGGAGAAAAAGAATCTCGTGGCCGACATTAACGGCGGCATCGCATTCATTATCGGCGGATGGCGCATTGCCTACACGCATGTCGTGAGAACGGAAGAATTTGTTGAACAGGACAAGGAGCAGCACTTTGGTTCCTTACAGCTGTCCTATTCATTTTAG
- a CDS encoding TIGR04282 family arsenosugar biosynthesis glycosyltransferase, which translates to MTDTCVLLFVKYPEPGKVKTRLGEVIGDDVAADLYKHFVEDMLKGLSKVQAALRICYLPVSGAEIEPRIREWLGEGYAYFPQEGENIGERMKAAMQKAFADGFSRVILMGSDIPDFPPELVQKALLDLDMKDAVIGPAYDGGYYLIGFRREFFFPEIFDGIVWGEADVFRPTMERMRRKGLEVLRLPDWNDVDTIWDLNVLYRTNRNSSFRKSSTFAKLREHNDIIRKYDLDLPKMPGR; encoded by the coding sequence ATGACCGATACCTGTGTGCTGCTGTTCGTCAAGTATCCGGAGCCCGGCAAGGTGAAGACCCGCCTCGGCGAAGTGATTGGCGATGATGTTGCCGCTGACCTCTACAAGCACTTTGTGGAGGATATGCTGAAGGGACTTTCCAAGGTGCAGGCGGCCCTGCGTATCTGTTACCTGCCTGTGAGCGGCGCGGAAATCGAACCCCGCATTCGTGAGTGGCTCGGCGAGGGGTATGCCTATTTCCCGCAGGAAGGGGAGAATATTGGCGAGCGCATGAAGGCCGCCATGCAGAAGGCTTTTGCCGACGGCTTTTCCCGTGTGATACTCATGGGCAGCGATATCCCGGACTTTCCGCCGGAATTGGTACAGAAGGCGCTGCTTGATCTGGATATGAAGGACGCCGTTATCGGACCCGCATATGACGGTGGCTACTACCTCATCGGTTTCCGCCGTGAGTTCTTCTTCCCCGAAATCTTTGACGGCATTGTCTGGGGCGAGGCGGACGTGTTCCGGCCCACCATGGAGCGTATGCGCCGAAAGGGGCTGGAGGTACTGCGTCTTCCCGACTGGAACGATGTGGATACCATCTGGGATCTGAACGTGCTGTACCGCACCAACCGCAACAGTTCCTTCCGCAAGTCCTCAACGTTTGCCAAACTGCGGGAGCATAACGATATCATTCGAAAATACGACCTCGATCTGCCCAAGATGCCGGGGCGGTAA
- a CDS encoding TIGR04283 family arsenosugar biosynthesis glycosyltransferase: MHSGLSRISVIIPVWHEAARINELIAHVRHAGRDEQLEIIVSDGAPQRDTLAAIKDTEVIRVRAPQGRAVQMNAGAHTASGDILVFLHADTALPPDAFAAMRQGLEILGEKGGAGAFRLGIEGARGFLYAVERLSNWRNRLTRTPYGDQVQFFKTSYYRLLGGYSAIPIMEDVDIMRRIRQRGDVLALLPQKVRTSARRWQAEGVLYCSLRNVCLRTLYALGVPAQTLSRWYLAYKGKS; the protein is encoded by the coding sequence ATGCATTCCGGTTTATCACGTATTTCCGTCATCATTCCGGTGTGGCACGAGGCTGCGCGCATCAATGAGCTGATTGCGCATGTGCGTCATGCAGGCCGTGATGAACAGCTCGAGATTATTGTGAGCGATGGAGCACCGCAGCGTGACACGCTTGCCGCCATTAAAGATACGGAAGTCATCAGGGTGCGTGCCCCGCAGGGGCGGGCCGTGCAAATGAACGCCGGTGCACATACGGCGTCCGGCGATATTCTGGTGTTCCTGCATGCGGACACGGCGTTGCCGCCCGACGCTTTTGCCGCCATGCGGCAGGGGCTGGAGATCTTGGGCGAAAAGGGCGGCGCCGGAGCCTTCCGGCTCGGGATTGAAGGAGCCCGCGGTTTCCTGTATGCCGTGGAAAGGCTTTCAAACTGGAGGAACCGCCTGACGCGTACGCCATACGGCGATCAGGTGCAGTTTTTCAAAACGTCCTATTACCGTCTGCTGGGAGGCTATTCGGCCATTCCCATCATGGAGGACGTGGATATCATGCGCCGTATCCGGCAGCGGGGCGATGTTCTTGCACTGCTGCCGCAGAAGGTGCGCACCTCGGCACGGCGCTGGCAGGCCGAGGGAGTTTTGTATTGTTCGCTGCGCAATGTCTGCCTGCGAACTCTCTACGCGCTGGGGGTACCCGCGCAAACGCTTTCGAGATGGTATCTCGCGTACAAGGGGAAATCATGA
- a CDS encoding Lon protease family protein translates to MSKVRPLPASKLRTQFDPKRISCDDSHGISRKPVRRSPQPRAMEALELALSIHNNGYNVYLAGGPSLGRNYMLQEFLRPRAEKLPTPSDLIYVNNFEDADAPKLIELPAGQGRKLKTELAQAISKVRKELPARFENDAYIKKRNIIMDRFQDERDKLFQEMDKVAVSEGFNMDLDETGSMTLYPLIEGKRLSEEEFERLDAELRQSLKTKGDKLLQVMTSLMRKMSTAEQALRTDERSLDQDLARETLQEMLTPVTDKFLKACESEELEAFFTAIQNDILESVDQFVQRDPAPSGAPAGTPESILAALPQEDITARYEINLFVDHSETKGAPIVVDDHPTVSNLLGCIERIAEMGALITDYTLIKSGSIHQANGGFLVMHIEDLLSQSGAWEGLMRALRSGIARIEDAGDTQESTKTKGIEPEPMMLDIKVILIGPEDIYEHLLQSDDRFPKLFKIKAHMSEAMPRNADGVRVYLHRLAGIIDDCDLLPFSKDALASIIDYSSRLIEDQKKLSLRFPHIRELMVESDAFARMKKRTAVDAETVHDALVARYYRNNLYEELYMEDYDRELIKVQTSGMAVGRVNGLAVSFYGDFEFGLPHQISCTVGVGHGGIIDLEREAELGGPIHTKAMMILKSYLLGMFAQNKPIVMTGSLYFEQSYAGIEGDSASGAELATLLSALSGVPLSQSLAFTGAVSQTGQIMAVGGVTRKIEGFFDVCQRRGLTGEQGVLLPYDNVDQLMLKKEVIEAVDEGKFAIYPIRHITEAMELLTGMSAGNRRKDGTFTKGSIFDKVDRRLIELGKLAERAYKSKR, encoded by the coding sequence ATGAGCAAAGTCCGTCCTCTTCCCGCGAGCAAGTTGCGCACCCAATTTGACCCTAAACGCATCAGCTGTGATGACAGCCACGGTATTTCACGCAAGCCCGTCAGACGCTCTCCCCAGCCCCGCGCCATGGAAGCGCTGGAGCTTGCACTCTCTATTCATAACAACGGCTACAACGTCTACCTTGCTGGCGGCCCGAGCCTTGGACGCAACTATATGCTGCAGGAATTTCTGCGTCCCCGCGCCGAAAAGCTGCCCACGCCGTCCGACCTTATCTACGTAAACAATTTCGAAGATGCGGATGCGCCCAAACTCATCGAACTGCCCGCTGGGCAGGGACGCAAGCTCAAGACCGAACTGGCGCAGGCCATTTCCAAGGTACGCAAGGAACTGCCCGCCCGTTTCGAGAACGATGCTTACATCAAGAAGCGCAACATCATAATGGATCGTTTTCAGGACGAGCGGGACAAGCTCTTTCAGGAAATGGACAAGGTTGCAGTGAGCGAAGGCTTTAACATGGACCTGGATGAAACGGGCTCCATGACCCTGTATCCCCTCATTGAAGGCAAGCGTCTCTCCGAAGAGGAATTTGAGCGTCTGGACGCAGAGCTGCGCCAGAGCCTGAAGACCAAGGGCGACAAACTGCTACAGGTGATGACCTCGCTGATGCGCAAGATGTCCACGGCGGAACAGGCCCTGCGCACGGACGAACGCTCCCTTGATCAGGACCTTGCCCGTGAAACGCTGCAGGAAATGCTCACCCCCGTAACGGACAAATTCCTCAAAGCGTGTGAAAGCGAGGAGCTGGAAGCATTCTTCACGGCCATACAGAACGACATTCTGGAAAGCGTCGACCAGTTCGTACAGCGCGACCCCGCCCCCTCGGGGGCTCCTGCCGGAACGCCGGAGAGCATTCTTGCAGCTTTGCCGCAGGAAGACATCACGGCCCGGTACGAGATCAACCTCTTCGTGGACCATTCGGAAACCAAGGGTGCCCCCATTGTGGTGGACGACCACCCCACTGTTTCCAACCTGCTGGGCTGCATTGAGCGCATTGCGGAAATGGGGGCTCTGATCACGGACTACACCCTCATCAAATCCGGCTCCATCCATCAGGCCAACGGCGGTTTTCTGGTCATGCACATTGAGGACCTGCTCTCGCAGTCCGGTGCATGGGAAGGCCTGATGCGCGCCCTGCGTTCCGGCATTGCCCGCATTGAAGACGCAGGCGACACGCAGGAGTCCACCAAGACCAAGGGCATAGAACCCGAACCGATGATGCTGGACATCAAGGTCATCCTCATCGGACCGGAAGATATTTACGAGCACCTGCTGCAAAGCGACGACCGCTTCCCCAAGCTGTTCAAGATCAAGGCGCACATGAGCGAAGCCATGCCCCGCAATGCGGACGGCGTGCGCGTCTATCTGCACCGTCTGGCGGGCATCATTGACGACTGCGACCTGCTGCCCTTCAGCAAGGATGCACTTGCCAGCATCATAGACTACAGCTCGCGCCTCATTGAGGACCAGAAAAAGCTCTCCCTGCGCTTCCCGCATATCCGCGAGCTCATGGTGGAGTCGGACGCCTTCGCGCGCATGAAGAAACGTACTGCCGTCGATGCGGAAACCGTGCACGACGCCCTTGTGGCCCGTTACTACCGCAACAACCTGTACGAAGAGCTGTACATGGAGGACTATGACCGCGAGCTGATCAAGGTTCAAACCTCCGGCATGGCCGTGGGCCGTGTGAACGGTCTGGCGGTGAGCTTCTACGGCGATTTCGAGTTCGGTCTGCCGCACCAGATTTCCTGCACCGTGGGCGTGGGACACGGCGGCATCATCGACCTTGAGCGCGAGGCGGAGCTTGGCGGCCCCATCCACACCAAGGCCATGATGATCCTGAAGAGCTATCTGCTCGGCATGTTCGCGCAGAACAAGCCCATCGTCATGACCGGCTCGCTCTACTTCGAGCAGAGCTATGCGGGTATTGAGGGCGACTCCGCCTCCGGGGCCGAACTTGCGACCCTGCTCTCCGCGCTGTCAGGCGTACCGCTTTCGCAATCGCTCGCCTTCACCGGCGCGGTATCGCAAACCGGCCAGATCATGGCCGTGGGCGGCGTGACCCGCAAGATCGAAGGCTTTTTCGATGTCTGTCAGCGCCGCGGTCTCACCGGCGAACAGGGCGTACTGCTGCCCTACGACAACGTGGACCAGCTGATGCTCAAGAAGGAAGTCATAGAGGCCGTGGACGAAGGCAAGTTCGCCATCTACCCCATCCGCCACATCACCGAGGCCATGGAACTGCTGACCGGCATGTCGGCAGGCAACCGCCGCAAGGATGGCACCTTCACCAAGGGCTCCATCTTCGACAAGGTGGACCGTCGCCTCATCGAACTGGGCAAGCTGGCGGAACGCGCCTACAAGTCAAAGCGCTAG